A single region of the Deefgea piscis genome encodes:
- a CDS encoding PepSY domain-containing protein: MKAFAALALTALAASSLSFAGANCTPHPKAEWLKPSEATAKIEAMGYKIKKFKTSGECYEIYGHNKEGKKAEVYFDTKTLAIVKSEIGD, encoded by the coding sequence ATGAAAGCATTTGCTGCATTAGCCTTAACTGCACTAGCCGCCTCTTCTCTTAGTTTTGCCGGCGCCAACTGCACCCCACATCCAAAAGCTGAATGGTTAAAGCCTAGCGAAGCCACGGCCAAAATCGAAGCGATGGGTTACAAAATTAAAAAATTTAAAACCTCTGGCGAATGCTACGAAATCTACGGCCACAATAAAGAAGGCAAAAAAGCTGAGGTGTATTTCGACACGAAAACCTTAGCCATTGTGAAATCTGAAATCGGCGATTAA
- a CDS encoding cytochrome b/b6 domain-containing protein, with protein MQKIKVWDPVVRVLHWSLAIAVLGNFLNEEGDLIHRWEGYAAVGIVISRIIWGFIGSEHARFSSWFPTPATLKSYLAAQLRGEHPRFLGHNPAGAVMMLFLLLMVLSLGATGYMMGSDAFFGEEWLETLHETLAYTLLTGVGLHVAAAIFESWRHRENLPAAMLHGYKRANASPKPHDIRH; from the coding sequence ATGCAAAAAATCAAAGTGTGGGATCCCGTGGTTCGGGTATTGCATTGGAGCTTAGCGATTGCAGTACTGGGTAATTTTTTGAATGAAGAAGGCGATCTTATTCATCGCTGGGAAGGCTATGCCGCGGTCGGCATCGTCATCAGCCGCATTATTTGGGGCTTTATTGGCAGCGAACATGCGCGCTTTAGCAGCTGGTTCCCCACTCCTGCTACGCTTAAAAGCTATCTCGCAGCGCAATTGCGCGGTGAGCATCCACGATTTTTAGGGCATAACCCCGCAGGCGCGGTCATGATGCTGTTTTTGTTGCTGATGGTCTTATCCTTAGGCGCCACAGGCTATATGATGGGTAGCGATGCTTTTTTTGGCGAAGAATGGCTAGAAACCCTGCATGAAACCCTGGCCTATACCTTACTGACTGGGGTTGGTCTGCATGTTGCAGCCGCGATCTTTGAAAGCTGGCGCCATCGAGAAAACCTCCCCGCCGCCATGCTACATGGTTATAAACGCGCGAATGCATCGCCAAAACCTCACGACATAAGGCATTAA
- a CDS encoding response regulator, which yields MRILLVEDDLLLGEGIQDGLIDAGFVVDWFKDGEAGRTALQTEHSFDLVVLDIAMPRLDGLSLLAWIRRNLGDLPVLLLTARDSIEDRIKGLDAGADDYLVKPFALGELIARLHALLRRAHGRSENSLTWHSIVLDPVHKTASKDGMPLDLTAMEFKLLHLLMANYPHYLSRSQFDEKLYGWQGEIESNTLDVHLSHLRKKLGSEVIRNVRNLGWRLESN from the coding sequence ATGCGTATTTTATTAGTCGAAGACGATTTATTACTCGGTGAAGGCATACAAGACGGCCTGATTGACGCGGGCTTTGTCGTCGATTGGTTTAAAGATGGCGAAGCCGGTCGTACCGCACTGCAAACCGAACACAGCTTTGACTTAGTGGTGCTCGATATTGCGATGCCGCGACTCGATGGCCTGAGCTTATTGGCATGGATACGCCGCAATTTGGGCGACTTGCCGGTATTGCTACTGACCGCGCGCGATTCGATAGAAGATCGCATCAAAGGCCTTGATGCCGGTGCCGATGATTACTTAGTCAAACCGTTTGCACTGGGCGAACTGATCGCACGTTTGCACGCCCTATTACGCCGTGCCCATGGCCGCAGTGAAAACAGCCTAACTTGGCACAGCATTGTCCTCGATCCAGTGCACAAAACCGCCAGCAAAGACGGTATGCCGCTCGATTTAACGGCAATGGAATTTAAACTATTGCATTTACTGATGGCCAACTACCCGCATTATTTATCCCGTAGTCAATTCGACGAAAAGCTCTACGGCTGGCAAGGCGAAATTGAGAGCAATACGCTGGATGTACATTTGTCTCACCTGAGAAAAAAACTCGGCAGCGAGGTCATCCGGAATGTCCGTAATCTTGGCTGGCGCTTGGAGTCCAATTGA
- a CDS encoding ATP-binding protein: MIHRIQHWLKHSLATRLTLLILLATIIAWSGFSAVLLYEARKETAEVLDDQLTAYADLLWQNLGGEDDLRSNNNQDNDYHDELAFAVYHLDGRLVTASQQRPFPLQPSASKKPYSINLNGKEWQITVRSGENHQLIVGEPLKNQLKIAKELSEHLLEIALWALLLLLPLLYLAIRQGLKPLKIVDAELARRAPNNLDALNIVVPSEIAPLRDRLNTLFAQVNQTLARERRFTADAAHELRTPLAGLRVQIELAQSSPRPETREKALGKAIHGVDRTTRLVTQLLALSRLDHGETPQFEAISLSDLARSALLEANLPADEAHLSIEQPCALIGQPLLLGLLLRNLLENAKHYAGPDAEIVIHIRKETLSVCDNGPGVSADDLARIGERFYRPAGQSQPGAGLGLSIVRRIADLHHATFKISNRAAGGFCAEIGFHRELQ; encoded by the coding sequence TTGATACATCGCATTCAACACTGGTTAAAACATTCACTCGCAACGCGTTTAACGCTACTGATTTTGTTGGCGACCATCATCGCGTGGAGTGGGTTTAGCGCCGTCTTACTTTACGAAGCACGCAAAGAAACCGCCGAAGTACTCGACGATCAACTCACCGCCTACGCCGATTTGTTATGGCAAAACTTAGGCGGCGAAGATGATTTGCGCTCAAATAATAATCAAGACAATGACTACCACGATGAGCTGGCTTTCGCGGTTTACCATTTAGATGGTCGGCTAGTCACCGCCAGCCAACAACGCCCTTTCCCACTGCAGCCCAGTGCGTCGAAAAAACCCTACTCAATCAACTTAAACGGCAAAGAATGGCAAATTACCGTGCGCTCGGGCGAAAACCACCAGCTGATTGTCGGTGAGCCGCTAAAAAATCAACTCAAAATTGCCAAAGAACTCAGCGAGCATTTGCTCGAAATCGCGCTGTGGGCGCTGCTGTTATTATTACCGCTGTTGTATTTAGCGATTCGACAGGGCCTTAAACCACTCAAAATCGTTGATGCCGAATTAGCGCGCCGCGCGCCGAATAATCTGGATGCGCTCAATATCGTCGTCCCCAGTGAAATTGCCCCGCTGCGTGACCGGCTCAATACCTTGTTTGCCCAAGTCAACCAAACGCTCGCCCGCGAGCGACGCTTTACCGCCGACGCAGCGCATGAGTTACGCACGCCATTGGCGGGTTTACGGGTGCAAATTGAGTTGGCACAAAGTAGCCCACGGCCAGAAACGCGGGAAAAAGCGCTCGGCAAAGCCATACACGGCGTTGATCGGACCACTCGCTTGGTGACGCAACTGTTGGCGCTGTCTCGTTTAGACCATGGTGAAACACCGCAATTTGAAGCGATATCACTCAGCGATCTAGCGCGTAGCGCCTTACTTGAAGCCAATTTGCCCGCCGATGAAGCCCATTTAAGCATTGAGCAGCCCTGCGCTTTAATCGGCCAACCGCTATTGCTGGGGTTGTTGCTGAGGAATTTACTGGAAAATGCCAAGCATTATGCTGGCCCAGACGCCGAGATTGTGATTCACATTCGCAAAGAAACACTCAGTGTTTGCGATAATGGGCCCGGCGTGAGTGCCGATGATTTAGCCCGCATTGGCGAACGTTTTTATCGCCCCGCAGGGCAAAGCCAGCCCGGTGCCGGTTTAGGTTTATCGATTGTGCGCCGAATCGCCGATTTGCATCATGCTACGTTCAAAATCAGCAACCGCGCCGCAGGTGGATTTTGCGCCGAGATCGGCTTTCACCGTGAACTGCAATAA
- a CDS encoding CNP1-like family protein produces the protein MHKILLLTCLLAGLVQAAEYETHSPDNIEAGEGDGLMGFFKNKAPVIPAEQEIQYPDLATLKQWAPVKFSQEIKNNNYYLSLDSLSLGPDRIVRYVIAVTPKAGGPKNILFEGIDCKSNQYRTYAWGNPNKNEWQKSTQVKWKPLSKNQYNAWQGSLSDNFCQMGDPWPVETIRKDFTVDKQAGDCLGCRAK, from the coding sequence ATGCATAAAATCCTGCTGTTGACTTGTTTGCTTGCTGGATTGGTGCAGGCGGCAGAATACGAGACCCACTCACCAGACAATATTGAAGCCGGTGAAGGCGATGGCTTAATGGGTTTCTTTAAAAATAAAGCGCCAGTGATTCCGGCAGAGCAAGAGATTCAATACCCCGATTTAGCCACGCTCAAACAATGGGCTCCGGTTAAATTCTCGCAAGAAATTAAAAACAATAATTACTATCTGTCGCTTGATAGCTTGAGCCTCGGGCCAGATCGGATTGTGCGCTATGTCATCGCGGTAACGCCGAAAGCCGGTGGCCCAAAAAATATCTTATTTGAAGGCATTGATTGCAAAAGCAATCAATACCGCACTTATGCTTGGGGCAATCCCAATAAGAATGAATGGCAAAAAAGCACGCAAGTGAAATGGAAGCCATTAAGTAAAAATCAATACAATGCTTGGCAAGGTAGCTTGTCGGACAACTTCTGCCAGATGGGCGATCCTTGGCCGGTTGAAACCATCCGCAAAGACTTCACCGTCGACAAACAAGCCGGTGATTGCTTGGGTTGCCGCGCCAAATAA
- a CDS encoding carbohydrate kinase family protein: MAALICGSMAYDTIMIFPGYFKQHILPEQIHILSVSFLVPEMRRELGGCAGNIAYTLKMLGSEPLIMATVGQDFGPYAEFLDRQQIRRDYIQVQEGFTAQCFITTDLDDNQITAFHPGAMNGSHLNTVSVVREPIDIAIVSPDGKVGMQQHCQQLAAAKIPFIFDPGQGLPMFNGEELKAMLALASYVTVNDYEAEMLCTSTGLSLLEIAAQVQALIVTLGAQGAKIYTAGVCHLIPAVPAAEILDPTGCGDAFRAGLLHGLSRGWDWPHIGRLACLLGSLKVAQRGGQNHHFTERELAEKYQAAFAEPLPDLIFAA, translated from the coding sequence ATGGCAGCGTTAATTTGTGGCTCGATGGCTTATGACACGATTATGATTTTTCCCGGTTATTTTAAGCAGCATATTTTGCCCGAGCAGATTCATATTTTATCGGTATCATTTTTAGTGCCAGAAATGCGGCGCGAATTGGGCGGCTGTGCTGGCAATATTGCTTACACGCTTAAAATGCTGGGTTCTGAGCCTTTAATTATGGCGACCGTAGGGCAAGACTTTGGCCCTTATGCCGAATTTTTAGATCGTCAGCAGATTCGCCGTGATTATATTCAGGTGCAAGAGGGCTTCACTGCCCAGTGCTTTATTACGACCGATTTAGACGATAACCAAATTACTGCATTTCATCCGGGAGCGATGAATGGCTCGCATCTCAATACCGTAAGTGTCGTGCGAGAGCCGATCGACATCGCCATTGTTTCGCCCGATGGTAAGGTGGGTATGCAGCAACATTGCCAGCAATTGGCCGCGGCTAAAATCCCGTTTATTTTTGATCCCGGCCAAGGCTTACCCATGTTTAACGGAGAAGAGCTCAAAGCCATGTTGGCTTTAGCCAGTTATGTCACCGTCAACGACTATGAAGCAGAAATGCTGTGCACGAGTACTGGGCTCAGCTTGCTGGAGATTGCCGCGCAAGTCCAAGCGCTGATTGTCACCTTGGGGGCTCAGGGCGCTAAAATCTATACCGCCGGCGTTTGTCATTTAATCCCCGCCGTGCCAGCGGCAGAGATTTTGGATCCAACCGGTTGTGGCGATGCGTTTCGCGCGGGCTTGCTGCATGGATTGAGTCGCGGCTGGGATTGGCCCCACATCGGGCGTTTGGCCTGTTTGTTAGGTAGCTTGAAAGTGGCGCAGCGCGGTGGGCAAAATCATCATTTTACTGAACGCGAATTGGCCGAAAAATATCAGGCGGCTTTTGCTGAGCCACTACCGGATCTGATATTTGCTGCGTAA
- a CDS encoding GGDEF domain-containing protein translates to MYFYVMGIILSSTVILILATVSCIFAIAQYALLVRAHHSERGLTTLAYGGTLHALATLIYALTLGSRYSTLIAPILIAGLLVLLAGTRRFFARPALLGHWAWSLAISAIVLSAQWLTSLNQYQAWILQCLTLLPLLLRIAYEARNADNDEHWPLPRLLLIMIWLGYVGMVVFLICLPAYSFQNALLITLLMSNLALPYAYHNTLSHRLHTRLIKLNRYDALTGLFNRRGIEEYTLRELRRTQKYRQPLAIIGVNIKQFHEINQRYGFAAGDLALRKTARSLKAIATTTYPSGIGRFTGNDFILVLSNMPIQQVRHTMLEIELAINSLQIEHSDSSFHLGCVIDVVRAGVHGDNANQLLMALQSAIEQRKQAKPVINNAPLSPAEID, encoded by the coding sequence ATGTATTTTTACGTCATGGGAATCATTCTTTCATCCACTGTCATTTTAATCTTAGCTACAGTGAGCTGCATCTTCGCCATCGCACAATACGCGCTACTGGTGCGTGCGCATCACTCCGAGCGCGGATTGACCACCTTGGCCTATGGCGGCACGCTGCATGCATTGGCCACACTGATTTATGCATTGACCTTAGGTAGCCGCTATAGCACGCTGATTGCACCGATTTTAATCGCCGGCTTGCTGGTTTTACTCGCCGGAACCCGACGCTTTTTTGCCCGCCCCGCCTTGCTTGGGCACTGGGCATGGAGCTTAGCCATTAGTGCGATCGTACTCAGCGCCCAATGGCTAACGAGCCTTAATCAATATCAGGCGTGGATATTGCAATGCCTCACCCTATTGCCGCTATTATTGCGAATCGCTTACGAAGCACGCAACGCTGATAACGATGAACATTGGCCCTTACCTAGACTGCTGTTAATTATGATTTGGCTGGGTTATGTCGGCATGGTGGTATTTTTAATCTGCCTGCCCGCCTACTCTTTTCAAAATGCCCTATTGATCACCTTATTAATGAGCAATTTGGCCTTGCCCTATGCTTATCACAACACGCTGTCACATCGACTACACACCCGCTTAATTAAGCTCAATCGTTATGATGCGCTAACCGGATTATTCAATCGGCGCGGAATTGAGGAATACACGCTGCGCGAGCTGCGTCGCACTCAAAAATACCGCCAGCCATTGGCGATTATTGGTGTGAATATCAAGCAATTTCATGAAATCAATCAGCGTTATGGTTTTGCCGCTGGCGACTTGGCGCTGCGAAAAACCGCCCGTAGCTTAAAAGCGATCGCCACGACGACCTACCCTAGCGGTATCGGGCGCTTTACCGGCAATGATTTTATTTTGGTCTTGAGTAATATGCCGATTCAGCAGGTGCGTCACACCATGCTAGAAATCGAACTTGCAATAAATAGCTTACAAATTGAGCATAGCGACAGCAGCTTTCATCTAGGCTGTGTCATTGACGTTGTGCGTGCCGGTGTTCACGGCGACAATGCCAATCAATTACTGATGGCGCTGCAATCGGCAATTGAACAACGCAAACAAGCCAAGCCAGTCATCAACAACGCGCCACTTTCCCCAGCTGAAATTGATTAA
- a CDS encoding GGDEF domain-containing protein: MQRMWVSWLLALVILLLAVTGLSYGVLRYLETQQVELALQNLQAQSQMQLARLNQILEHDQPPLDFSPESIDAAWPRINGALATNPIALQQLTKALQVDSASIYYPQSAMMIGATADENADESWKKSALLNEQLRKKIGSASVIKNHLGISTKTGKLTVYHFYAPAKQAFWLITAVELKSLLQRQHDHVAVFDALFHQPSSSLLPSELDILLQGPQGYYSIFTEQRLVTQPPLLSHQTVQDRQGRYYLALPIGPQLSYSNLILAVNFDVAAHQTARQILGLGLVLISILALLGVYYLLRRNIQNWQDKTLQLLQRYDSAAHVEVCHDPALQPIEEFCLARRQVKLNQSLLQQSELNTAKDEGIQAAQRLADQISLRQKSEETLSELRVAFEMVNSRLLEANRSLVHDAETDALTGCGNRRQFEQMVYAEMSRAIRYGQQVCLLMLDIDYFKRVNDQFGHPMGDLVLVRLAELVKSQIRPSDTLFRWGGEEFVLLVPGVTLEQAGFLAEKLRQYIASANFPHRQTLTISIGLSAFQVSDSFDEWMQRVDAALYQAKSNGRNRVESAADNKK; this comes from the coding sequence ATGCAGCGAATGTGGGTTTCTTGGCTATTGGCTCTGGTCATTTTGCTGCTAGCAGTGACTGGCTTGAGCTATGGCGTCTTGCGTTATTTAGAAACGCAGCAAGTCGAACTCGCTTTGCAGAATCTCCAAGCGCAGTCGCAAATGCAATTGGCTCGACTCAATCAAATCCTTGAACACGATCAGCCTCCATTGGATTTTTCACCCGAATCGATTGATGCGGCATGGCCGCGTATCAACGGCGCTTTGGCCACCAATCCGATTGCTTTGCAGCAGCTGACCAAAGCCTTACAGGTCGACAGCGCCTCAATTTATTATCCGCAAAGCGCCATGATGATCGGCGCTACAGCGGACGAAAACGCCGATGAGAGTTGGAAAAAATCAGCGCTGTTAAATGAGCAATTACGCAAAAAGATCGGTAGCGCTAGCGTAATAAAAAATCATTTGGGGATCTCAACCAAGACCGGAAAACTAACGGTTTATCATTTTTATGCCCCAGCAAAGCAGGCTTTTTGGTTAATCACTGCAGTGGAGTTAAAATCATTACTCCAGCGTCAGCATGACCACGTGGCTGTATTTGACGCCTTATTTCATCAACCAAGCTCGAGTTTATTGCCCAGTGAGTTGGATATTTTGCTACAAGGGCCGCAGGGCTATTATTCCATTTTTACTGAGCAGCGACTTGTAACTCAGCCTCCGCTATTAAGTCATCAAACAGTGCAAGATCGGCAGGGTCGATATTATCTAGCGTTGCCAATTGGACCACAGCTGTCGTATAGCAATTTGATTTTGGCGGTTAATTTTGATGTTGCTGCGCACCAAACGGCGAGACAAATATTGGGCTTGGGTTTGGTGCTGATTTCTATCTTGGCGCTGCTTGGGGTTTATTATTTGCTCAGGCGCAATATTCAAAATTGGCAAGATAAAACCTTACAATTACTCCAGCGTTACGATAGCGCGGCGCATGTAGAGGTTTGCCATGATCCGGCATTGCAGCCGATAGAAGAATTTTGCTTGGCGCGGCGGCAGGTGAAGCTAAATCAAAGCTTGCTACAGCAGTCTGAGTTAAATACGGCAAAAGACGAAGGCATACAAGCTGCGCAACGCTTAGCGGATCAAATCAGCTTGCGGCAAAAAAGTGAAGAGACATTGTCTGAATTGCGCGTCGCATTTGAAATGGTGAACTCGCGCTTGCTTGAAGCCAATCGCAGCTTGGTTCATGACGCCGAAACCGATGCTTTAACGGGCTGCGGAAATCGACGGCAGTTTGAACAAATGGTGTATGCCGAGATGTCGCGTGCGATTCGCTATGGGCAACAAGTTTGTTTATTGATGCTTGATATTGATTATTTTAAGCGAGTGAATGATCAATTTGGTCATCCGATGGGGGATTTGGTTTTAGTGCGTTTGGCAGAGCTTGTGAAAAGCCAAATTCGCCCCAGTGATACTTTGTTTCGTTGGGGCGGTGAAGAGTTTGTGTTGTTAGTTCCTGGCGTGACGTTGGAGCAGGCGGGCTTTTTGGCGGAAAAATTACGCCAATACATTGCCAGCGCGAATTTTCCGCATCGACAAACATTAACCATCAGTATTGGTTTATCGGCTTTTCAAGTGAGCGATTCGTTTGATGAATGGATGCAGCGGGTCGATGCTGCGCTGTATCAAGCCAAAAGTAATGGCCGTAATCGTGTTGAGTCGGCAGCAGACAATAAAAAATAA
- a CDS encoding pseudouridine synthase, producing the protein MKKLSLDKILQSQGFGSRKGCRDLIEEGEVSIDGVVIQKWKTEYQPEGLVFQVFDETWEYREKVYLVLNKPSGYECSRKPTHHPAVLTLFPQNMEWRDVQPVGRLDHDTTGLLLLSDDGAFIHAQSSPKRHQPKTYIATTAEPVTDQLVAQLLSGVQLIDEPAPIAALVANKVSDNEIEIVLEQGKYHQVKRMLAAAGNHCSALRRVKIGGLQLADLDLAEGEWRFLNADELALLQS; encoded by the coding sequence ATGAAAAAACTATCGCTCGATAAAATTTTGCAAAGCCAAGGTTTTGGTTCGCGTAAAGGCTGCCGTGATTTAATCGAAGAAGGTGAAGTTTCGATTGATGGCGTGGTCATCCAGAAATGGAAAACCGAATACCAGCCCGAAGGCTTGGTGTTTCAGGTGTTTGACGAAACGTGGGAATATCGCGAAAAAGTCTATTTAGTCCTCAATAAACCCAGTGGTTACGAATGTTCACGTAAACCAACGCATCATCCGGCGGTATTAACGCTGTTTCCGCAAAATATGGAATGGCGCGATGTGCAGCCTGTTGGGCGTTTAGATCACGATACAACGGGTTTATTGCTGCTATCGGATGATGGCGCATTTATTCATGCGCAAAGCTCGCCGAAACGCCATCAGCCGAAAACTTATATCGCTACCACCGCTGAGCCAGTGACCGATCAATTGGTGGCGCAGTTATTGTCGGGCGTGCAATTGATTGATGAGCCAGCACCAATTGCGGCCTTAGTGGCGAATAAAGTCAGCGATAATGAAATTGAAATCGTGCTGGAGCAAGGCAAATATCATCAAGTGAAACGCATGTTGGCGGCGGCAGGTAACCATTGTAGTGCTTTGCGTCGAGTTAAAATTGGCGGTTTGCAGTTGGCTGATTTAGATTTGGCCGAAGGTGAATGGCGCTTTTTAAATGCTGATGAACTGGCTTTATTGCAAAGCTAA
- a CDS encoding arsenate reductase ArsC, with the protein MKPYSVLFICTDNAIRSPIAEAIMNHFFADRFIAYSAGSNALSELHPLTIATLQHFGLTPPSPPKSWNTFLLAGAPEMGFIFTLDDCATNEVCPTWPGGPLIAHWNVEDPSLRYQEADRRKAFHDVFLFIKHRIDLLAALPMEKLAHLALQHHVQQIGQCTPLR; encoded by the coding sequence TTGAAACCTTATTCCGTCTTATTTATCTGCACTGACAATGCGATTCGCAGTCCCATCGCCGAAGCGATCATGAATCATTTTTTCGCCGATCGATTTATTGCCTATAGCGCGGGCAGCAATGCACTGAGCGAGCTACATCCGCTAACCATCGCGACCTTACAGCATTTTGGCCTAACGCCGCCCAGCCCACCCAAAAGCTGGAATACTTTTTTGCTGGCTGGGGCGCCTGAAATGGGTTTTATTTTTACGCTAGACGATTGCGCTACCAACGAAGTCTGTCCAACTTGGCCCGGTGGCCCGCTGATCGCGCATTGGAATGTAGAAGATCCGAGTTTGCGCTACCAAGAAGCTGATCGCCGCAAAGCGTTTCATGATGTGTTTTTATTTATCAAACATCGGATTGATTTATTAGCAGCACTACCGATGGAAAAATTAGCGCATTTGGCGCTGCAACATCATGTGCAGCAAATCGGCCAATGCACGCCGTTGCGCTAA
- a CDS encoding BON domain-containing protein: protein MKKVCLLATLLCAAVLSTACSSTAEKVAAPAAPAVKPAADAVAVANHVKQALDADPTLKPFDLKVKGANDKKDPTKVDVTIVGVVEIGEQMAQAGMIAEQVKGVQFVFNNIEPKN from the coding sequence ATGAAAAAAGTATGCCTGCTTGCTACGCTGCTGTGCGCCGCAGTATTGTCGACCGCGTGTAGCTCAACTGCTGAAAAAGTAGCTGCGCCTGCCGCACCAGCTGTTAAGCCAGCAGCGGATGCCGTTGCGGTTGCCAATCATGTTAAACAAGCCCTTGATGCCGATCCAACCTTGAAGCCATTTGATTTGAAAGTCAAAGGCGCCAACGATAAAAAAGACCCTACTAAAGTCGATGTGACCATTGTGGGGGTGGTTGAAATTGGTGAGCAAATGGCGCAAGCCGGCATGATTGCTGAGCAAGTTAAAGGCGTTCAATTTGTATTTAACAATATTGAGCCAAAAAACTAA
- the nudC gene encoding NAD(+) diphosphatase — MLPTAFTAIHQQDRYLDPSAIVIALHGNTLIFCSQTLASASELAALTPPHTLLCIGQLEQQKIQLALWDAATPLPTTLNTMDLRASFDLLGETLWALACRASQIATFYRTHRFCGVCGAPTLPLEQEIACECSACQHRVWPRLSPAVMVLIQRGREVLLARSPHFRSGMYSAVAGFVEPGESLEQCAHREVREEVGVEITNLRWFASQSWAFPHSLMLAFFADYVSGEIVCQADEIEDARWFSPDDLPLLPSASSIAYRLLQAGLKENP; from the coding sequence ATGTTGCCCACGGCATTCACAGCAATCCATCAACAAGATAGGTATCTTGATCCAAGCGCTATTGTTATTGCACTGCATGGCAATACCTTGATTTTTTGTTCACAAACTTTAGCTTCTGCCAGCGAGCTAGCCGCGCTGACACCGCCACATACCTTGCTGTGTATTGGCCAGCTGGAACAACAAAAAATACAGCTGGCCTTATGGGATGCCGCAACGCCATTGCCAACAACACTTAACACGATGGATTTACGCGCCAGCTTTGATTTACTCGGCGAAACGCTGTGGGCGCTGGCGTGCCGCGCCAGCCAGATTGCGACTTTTTATCGCACGCATCGCTTTTGCGGTGTGTGTGGTGCGCCAACTTTGCCACTCGAACAGGAAATCGCCTGCGAATGCAGCGCTTGTCAGCATCGAGTTTGGCCGCGCTTATCGCCGGCCGTGATGGTGCTGATTCAACGTGGTCGCGAAGTCTTGTTGGCGCGCTCGCCACACTTTCGCAGCGGCATGTATAGCGCAGTCGCTGGATTTGTTGAGCCCGGCGAAAGCCTAGAGCAATGCGCGCATCGTGAAGTGCGCGAAGAAGTCGGCGTGGAAATCACCAATTTACGCTGGTTTGCCAGCCAAAGCTGGGCGTTTCCGCATTCTTTGATGCTGGCTTTTTTTGCCGATTACGTTTCTGGTGAGATTGTTTGCCAAGCCGATGAAATCGAAGACGCGCGCTGGTTTAGCCCTGATGATTTACCGCTACTACCCAGCGCCAGCAGTATTGCTTATCGCTTATTGCAAGCGGGGCTCAAGGAAAACCCCTAA